A stretch of the Pedobacter sp. MC2016-14 genome encodes the following:
- a CDS encoding neutral zinc metallopeptidase, which yields MQWFGKGSGNIEDRRGMSGGTVLGGGLGIIVVVLGLIFGTDLTGVVNQLPLNTGSQTEVKPTDPTDAQGKFVDGVLESTNQVWEKQFQKMGKTYEEPILVLFEGSVQSACGNASAAVGPFYCPADHKVYIDLSFYNELKDRFGAAGDFAQAYVIAHEVGHHVQNLLGISDKMDKYRRQLSEKEYNKLSVKLELQADFLAGLWAHDAQNLKDFKLEDGDIEEALNAANAIGDDKLQKQAQGEVVPDAFTHGTSAQRMQWFRKGFETGDIKQGDTFNFEQL from the coding sequence ATGCAATGGTTTGGTAAAGGTAGCGGTAACATTGAAGACCGCAGGGGAATGAGTGGAGGAACAGTCCTTGGTGGCGGCCTCGGGATCATTGTCGTGGTGCTCGGTTTAATCTTTGGTACAGACCTTACCGGTGTGGTTAACCAGCTGCCATTAAATACGGGGAGCCAAACTGAGGTTAAACCTACTGACCCTACTGATGCCCAGGGTAAATTTGTTGATGGTGTGCTGGAATCTACCAACCAGGTTTGGGAAAAGCAGTTTCAAAAAATGGGCAAAACCTATGAGGAACCCATACTTGTGCTGTTTGAAGGGTCTGTACAATCGGCCTGTGGAAATGCAAGCGCTGCTGTAGGCCCCTTTTACTGCCCTGCCGATCATAAAGTATACATCGACCTTAGTTTTTATAATGAATTAAAAGACCGTTTTGGTGCTGCGGGAGATTTTGCCCAGGCTTATGTGATTGCCCATGAGGTTGGACACCATGTGCAAAACCTGCTTGGCATATCTGATAAGATGGATAAGTACAGGAGACAGCTTAGTGAAAAGGAATACAATAAATTGTCTGTTAAGCTAGAATTGCAGGCTGATTTCCTTGCCGGCCTTTGGGCCCATGATGCTCAAAACCTGAAAGACTTTAAACTTGAAGATGGGGATATTGAAGAGGCCTTAAATGCGGCTAATGCTATTGGCGACGATAAGTTGCAAAAGCAGGCACAGGGAGAGGTAGTGCCAGATGCCTTTACGCATGGAACGTCGGCACAGCGCATGCAATGGTTTAGGAAAGGCTTTGAAACCGGCGACATTAAGCAGGGCGATACTTTCAATTTTGAACAACTTTAG